A genomic segment from Gossypium hirsutum isolate 1008001.06 chromosome D04, Gossypium_hirsutum_v2.1, whole genome shotgun sequence encodes:
- the LOC107898736 gene encoding MADS-box protein CMB1-like, which produces MGRGKVELKRIENKINRQVTFAKRRNGLLKKAYELSILCDAEVALIIFSNRGKLYEFSSSNSIADILERYNRCTYGALEPGQTEIETQRNYQEYLKLKAKVEVLQHSQRHFLGEDLGDLGSEELEQLERQLDFSLKKIRSLKMEHMVEQLSKLERKEEMLLETNRNLRRKLDENASTLRSTWETGEQSVPCNLQHPRFLEPLQCTTSMQISYNVPADLTHENIATTTSAPSGFIPDWML; this is translated from the exons ATGGGCAGAGGAAAAGTGGAGTTGAAGAGGATCGAAAACAAGATAAATCGACAAGTCACATTTGCAAAACGAAGAAATGGTTTACTCAAAAAAGCTTATGAACTTTCCATCCTTTGTGATGCTGAGGTTGCTCTTATCATTTTCTCTAATCGTGGTAAACTCTATGAATTTTCCAGTTCTAACAg CATTGCTGATATACTAGAGAGGTACAACAGGTGCACCTATGGAGCATTGGAACCTGGTCAAACAGAAATTGAGACACAG AGAAACTACCAGGAATATTTGAAGCTCAAAGCAAAAGTTGAGGTCCTTCAACATTCACAAAG acATTTTCTGGGGGAAGATTTAGGAGACTTGGGCTCTGaggaacttgagcagcttgagcGTCAGTTGGACTTCTCTTTGAAGAAAATCAGGTCATTAAAG aTGGAGCATATGGTTGAGCAGCTTTCTAAACTTGAAAGAAAg GAAGAAATGCTACTGGAAACCAACAGAAACCTGAGAAGGAAG TTGGATGAAAATGCTTCAACACTAAGATCAACATGGGAAACTGGGGAGCAAAGTGTTCCATGCAACCTCCAGCATCCTCGATTTCTTGAGCCTTTACAATGCACCACTTCTATGCAGATTAG TTACAATGTTCCAGCTGATCTGACACATGAAAACATTGCTACTACAACTTCAGCACCAAGTGGATTCATCCCTGATTGGATGctttaa